The following is a genomic window from Cryptococcus decagattii chromosome 2, complete sequence.
GTATAGCCTATTGCGGCTTTCATGTGCGGATGTAGCCACAGAAGACTACAATGAAAATTGTCACATGTTTGAATAACTACTACCTCGCTATATGAACTGGTTGCTATACATATCCAGTTTTCAGTTTGAGTATAGCAGAGAAGGCTGTGATCACGTGACTTTGTTGCGCAATGGAGGAATAATTATTGATTTGACCTTTGCCTGTGATGAGATTTGGGGTGTCGTTCAACGTATAGTCTGTAGATCGTATATAACAGTGTAATAGTGTGATTCACAGCAGCCAAAAATATTATATATCCTCGCACGATGGACAATGTAAGCATAGTCATGGAATTTAAGCCTGATTTAACTGATAATAATTTAGAAGAAAGCTTCAGGACAAACCGCCGCAAGCTCTAACTGGCTTCAGCTGCAAAGTGTATGTATGAAGCTTCTTCCGTAGACTATGCCGCGGATACACATACTAATGGTTAAATGTAGACCTTGTCCACCATTACCAAGGGCAAAACTTTGTCTGATCCCAAAGCCTCCAAATCGCAGTACTCTCAAAATTCACCGAGCAGACCAGGCAGTTCCTCCAGGATAAAACGCAAGAGTATGCATTCTCAGGGGATCGGACAATACATAGGACGAGTCGAGGTTGCTTCCACGGCCAATATGACTGTATCGTGAGCTTTCAGGTCCTCACTAGCTTGGTTGATGTCTTTGCTAATTTGGTTTACTGGGCATAAGCGAACGACTGCCATCACCTTCTATAAGCCAGTTGAGGAAAGGGGAAGTCAGCTCCACCGAACCGTGTATCCTTTTAGAGGCGTCTTCGGATTCTCCTTTACTGCATGAGTTGAGACATATGGTTTTGGGCAATCATGTTTTGTCTGAAAATCAAAGGGAGTAAGTGTTTTTCTGTGCGTATCGCGTGATATACTTACTAACGCACAACGCTCAGGCCCGGACAATAGTGAGCCGTGATAATAAAAGAAATACCTTTCCATTTCTTTCGCTGACCATTGATTAGCCTCGCCATCGATTGTGAAATGGTTGGTGTCGGACCAAATGGCATGGAAAACACCCTCGCCCGAGTCTCCATTGTCAATTACCACGGCGCAGTCATTCTGGATACATTTGTGCAACCCCGTGAACCCGTTACCGATTACCGTACATGGATCTCTGGAGTCAAGCAGTCCGATTTGTTGGGAGCGCCCCAGTTTGACGAGGTACATAGGCAGGTCGCAGATCTACTGCATGATAAGATCTTAGTTGGGCATGCTATAGATAATGACCTGAAGGTATGTATGATTGCTATGGAAAGAGGCGAAAAACTGACCTACAGGCGATAGGTCTTAATGTTAACTCATCCTGGGCCCCTCACTAGAGATACCCAAAAACATAAGCCTCTGCAAGAAATTGCCAAAAATAAGAGACCAGGCTTGAAAAAACTGTCAGAATTATTACTAGGGGTCCAGATACAGATAGGAGCTCATAGTTCTGTAAGTCATTTCCATTGCGCCTCTTCTATAGTCCCTTACGTCTCTCCTCTCTAGATCGTTGATGCACGAGTGACCATGGCCCTATACCGACTTCATAAAAAGGAATGGGAACGGTCTGTCTGGCGTCAAACAGAGGCATATCGGAGTACTTCTTCTATCAACAAACCTGAGGATGTCCTTGGCAAGCGTGGGTATGACGAAAAAGAAGTTGAGAATGGAGAAGGCGCTGGAAGGGAAAGCAAGggaaagaacaagaagaagaggggtATTGGCGGTAGTTGCCAACAGTTCCCTGGCGGTGGGAGGAAAGGGATCAGTAGTGGTTTAGATGTTATTGTGAGGAGGAATGGAAAAAGGGTGGATGAGAATGGGAGAGGGGATGGAAGCAGTCACAGGAAGGCCGGCGGGGGGGGAATGTCGACTTTTACTGGAGGTGAGAGCTGGTGGGAGCTGCCAGCGGCATGATTAGATTTGTCCACTGGGTTTAGAACCCGTATGTATAACCGTTGGTACTGTTGTAATAAATATCGCAGATCGGCTTCAGGATCAGTTGCGGACCCGTAAAGTCGAGCTTCATGATCTTAAATAAAGTGGGAGGGTGCAGGAATGAGCTGCTTATGACCGCATAAGATTAATAATGCGTCTCTCGAACCAATATAAATACCGAAACCATATCTATATGATATACATCATGAAAGTAACCCAGCGTGCCTCCCAAAATCTAAAGGCTTTTCTCCGTCATGGGAGTGAAAGTGACGTCGTGAGAATCATCATTCTTATCGAGATGCGTTGTGTTGCGGGCGGCGCCCTCTTCAGAAGAGCCTTCGTACTGTTTCTCAAATCCCTCTAAAGCTTGACCCTCAGCAGCCCCGGCCTCGGCAGCCTGGGCCTCTGCAACCCTCTTGAGTTCAGCTCTTGCCTGGATACGGCTATATGCTTTAGAGCCTCGACCAAAGACGGTGAGACGGCCTTCATGCCATTTCATGACAGCCAAGCCAATGATGACCGCGATCCAGTAGAAACAGTAAGAGAGGATAGAGCCGAGAGAAGCGGTGTTGTTCCACCCTTATGATGGGAAAGAGTAAGTGCTGGGCTCGATATACATCAATCATTTTGGATAACGTACCCAAAATGGCGTTGAATATTTGCCAACCACCGTTGGTGCCGACAGCTCCGGGCTCGGGATTTCCGTACTCAAGATGCCAGCTACGGTTATGTCAGTCAATGATAGGCTCTGATAGAACGCTTGAGCACGCTTACACGTTGCCAGCGACTTGGAATGAACCGGGACCGTTACCAGACTCGGCGACATCACCACCAACAGCAGAAGAGAATCGCTAACGGAAATGATAAGCAAGAGGAACTACAAATGTATGTAGACACTTACGTAGTATTCAAAATCGTAAACACCCTTCTGTCATGTCAAGGATACCTCCTCCGTTAGTCCATAATTCTCAGAGGCAAGGATACAGAAGAGACGTACGCTGAACAATCCCGAACCGATGAGGAACAAGAAGCAGGTAGAAACAATCAAGAACCAGTGAAGAGCAAGAGTAGAGCCAGTACGGTAGATACACCAACCTGTTCAGATAGATGAGCCCAGGACCATGACATGATGAACATAGTTTTGGCTTACCAACGAAGATACCGGCGACGAGACCGACGATAGCAGCAATGGGGATAGAGACACCATCTTGACCCAGAGAAACCTGCCGGGCAATATCAATGCCAGATACTGTTAATACGTGAAACAAAGGGAGCGCGAGGAAGATGCTCAACTTACGCCACCAACGAAGACAATAGCCTCCAAACCCTCTCGCACGACAGTGATGAAaggcaggaagaagatcgCGTACTTTCCACTTCGagccttctttttcatgGCTTGCTCTTCGGCGAGCTCCTCCCCAGTGAGCTGCTGCTCAGGCTCGCCATCTTCGTTGTTGCCCCGGAAACTGAAGAGGGCCTTGCCGGCGCGATGGGTAAAAGCTTCTGAAAGCTTGATACGCCACTTGACTCGAGATTGGTCCATCTTCAAAAAGGTGAGGCCCATGACGTAGATGATGATACAAGCTATGGAAGTAGGCGCATTATCAGTTGTGCGAACACGAGTTTGAGGACGCAAACAACAAACCGATAAGGCTGAAAATACCCTCCCATAATTCTTCCGTGTTAGACCACAAGTCGGTAAGAGTCTATAAATCACGAAGAATTAACCAAAGAATCCTTAGCGATCCTGCCAGCTGATGCACTTACGGTATACCACTATAGCACGAGAAGcaagatggaagatgttAACGGCATACTTCTAGAAACAACAATGATTCATTGTACGACTTACGACTATTTGCAAAGGTCAACGTCAGTACAGTTGATCGTCAGTTGCCAAATAAATAGTAACGCACCAGCAATGAAAGCAGCGCCGACAGCAACGGCAATAACGAAACCAGTCAAGGTACCCGCCCAAATCTACAACTGTCTCAGGACCTGTCACTTGGAAGGCTAGATAGAACAATGCGCTCACTTGGATGCGCATTCGCCGAAGAATGCGTTTCGTTTTCTTtatttcctcctcttctgagAGCCGCTCAACTTGGGCACCTTCATTCTCCAGGCCTCCAGAAACCATAAGCTGTTCTACGAAGGACAGCAAAACCCTTTACGCAAGAACGTTGTTCGGCTTAATACTTCTTGGGAACCAGACCTGAAGACGACTTACGAAACAATGATTGCTGCCTCGATAGTTTCACggaagacgatgaagaagatggtgacCGAGAACAGATCCTTCGCCATGATGAACTTTGGCAACACTAGTGGAGTTAAAAGACAAAAGTCCACTGAAAACAGACTCTTTTGAGGTTATAAAAGAGTAACGTGATGGTCCAGGGTACTATTGTTATCCTCTCTTATTTTTGTCCGCTCCTTCTAGTCGAAAATCACCAACTTTCGTTAGTAGGCAGATCCGATTACGGATTGCCGCTGCGATGAAACTCCTTCTATGTTCCATGTTCCCATGTCCTATCATCTCATCATCGCAACCGACAAAAAACcgacaagaagaaaagagcaTCGGACAATTCGGACGAAGTTGGAAGTTTGAAAAGAGACTATATGCTGTAGACAGGCGCCTGTCTTACAAGCCTTGTTGGTCAGGTTTTGCGCGTTTTATTTGCGCTACACTAGGCTGTCGGCCGTCGGATTCTGGAAAGACATTAGTTAGGAGCCGAGATAAGACaaaaaaataataataaaaaaatTGTTCTATTTTGGGCCCGCCATGTGCCTTGTGGCCGGTGCAAATATTATAGCAATTACCACAAAGTGAAGAGCATTGTACAGCCATACAGCCAGTAAATGAGTAATGGTACATGCAGCATGGCATCTGAATCTAGGTTCGTTAGCTATGGAAGGTCGATGTTTTCGACTGCAGAAATAATGTACTGACCATCTAGTTTCAAGCCTCGAAATTTCCAACTCGAAAGATGGCGCTTTAGACGAAATCAAAGAAAAGAATCTATAGATAGTCTATTACTACTACGTATAGCAAACTGTACTAGCAACAGCCGTACGGCCGACACTGGGCTTACGTTTCCGGCTTCCAGGCCAGGCGGCGCAAGGCGCAGGCAGTTGAGCCGGCATTCATCCAGTCATTCAGCACTCAGGGGGACCACGCAACAGGCACCCCATAATGTCAAAAATATGTTATCTGATTATCTGATTTGAGAGAGAGATCTCGCGACTGGCATCGTTTAGTAATTTTGAcgagagatgaggaaagagaaaaaggtgTTGAAGTTGACTCCGGCTTTGCCATATCCACTGCAAAACATCGTCGTGAGAAAATGATCAAGATCAACCAGCAGATGTGCATATCGAAAATGAATATACAAATGTAACGTACGGACGCGGAGAAAGTAGTAAAGAAAACTAAATTCTTACGGGCTACGCTGCGAATTTGAATGGGACACCGCGCTGAGCATTGGGCAAGGGATATATACAGTGTACGAGGAGtacccatcatcatttaGATCGGATTATTATTAGAAATGAGAACAGTGAGAATCGCTTGTAGGCGGCGgggtttttttttcctttgctATATCGAAACGAAATGATTCACTACTATTACTTGCTCTCGTGCCTGAGTTTGAAGCTTGACTTGTGTGTCTTTTTATAGAATCTTCCATGACACTGCAAGCAAGTTCCCTACCTCGGTTCACCTCCATTTTCTGTATACCACTTCCCCTCTTTAATCTTATCGGCCGATAGATTTGTATAGCGGCCGGTCTCTTTCTTGAAATCAGATAGGAAGAGAGACCTATCTCCTACGCTTAACGTCGTGATGCCGTATTTGGCATTGCCCGTCAATGCCGTCACTGGTATTCCAAGTCCTAATCCTCCCCCgatcctcctccttcctccataTCACTGGTACAATTCGCCCGGATTTTCGCTCGTTTTCGGCTGGCACATTTCTTCTCATGTTGCCGTTGACTTTTTCTGAGGCATTTTCCTTCACTTTTTTACACCAGACAAAAAGGCCAAGGTATAATCTTCTTTAAAGTGTCAAGCACTTCTTAGCAAACGTCGTCAGCGACCAACTTTGGTAACCGCTGCTTAGTCCAGCTTTCCTAGAGCAGCACATTCCTGTATAATGCCTGCGCTATCATCCTTGTTCCTCGCCTCAGCAGCGGCTGCCTCTGTGGCTACGGCAGCTGTTCATGACCTGTATTGGAATATTACTTATGCAACAGCCAACCCAGACCAGGTTCATAACAAAACCCAGGCCATTGGTGTTAATGGTACTTGGCCGTGAGTGTTTCTGCAATCTGTACAAATCTACTGTGTTGACGTGTTGGCTTATGATAGACCACCGCCTATCATTGTAAACCAAGGGGACACTCTCACCGTCCATGCGTTTAACGGCCTTGGATCTGTTGGGACCACTCTCCATTCCCATGGCAATTATTTCAATGGAAGTAATTACTATGATGGCGCTGCTGCAGTTACTCAGTGTCCTATCCCTCCAGGTGAGACACTTGTCTATGAAATCCCTGTTAATGACCAGTGGGGAACCTACTGGATCCATGTGAGTGTGTACCAAATCTGGGACTCGAGATGTAAATTTGACAATGCTTCTTGTCAATAATAGGGTCATTATGACGGCCAGTATGTTGATGGTCTGAGAGCTCCTCTTATTATTATGCCTAATAAGACTACCGAGCGAACGGATATCACTTGGGACGAGGACTTCACTATCATCATGGGTGACTGGTATCACGACACTAGCCCCT
Proteins encoded in this region:
- a CDS encoding RNA exonuclease 4, which translates into the protein MDNKKASGQTAASSNWLQLQSTLSTITKGKTLSDPKASKSQYSQNSPSRPGSSSRIKRKSMHSQGIGQYIGRVEVASTANMTVSERLPSPSISQLRKGEVSSTEPCILLEASSDSPLLHELRHMVLGNHVLSENQREPGQYLAIDCEMVGVGPNGMENTLARVSIVNYHGAVILDTFVQPREPVTDYRTWISGVKQSDLLGAPQFDEVHRQVADLLHDKILVGHAIDNDLKVLMLTHPGPLTRDTQKHKPLQEIAKNKRPGLKKLSELLLGVQIQIGAHSSIVDARVTMALYRLHKKEWERSVWRQTEAYRSTSSINKPEDVLGKRGYDEKEVENGEGAGRESKGKNKKKRGIGGSCQQFPGGGRKGISSGLDVIVRRNGKRVDENGRGDGSSHRKAGGGGMSTFTGGESWWELPAA